The Candidatus Effluviviaceae Genus I sp. genome contains a region encoding:
- the smpB gene encoding SsrA-binding protein SmpB, with amino-acid sequence MGDEAKTVARNKRARHDYHVVDAIEAGIVLKGTEVKSVRLGKIQLVDGYARIENGEIFLHGAHISPYEYGNRFNVDPVRRRKLLLHRSEIRRLHRQVMEKGMTLVPLSAHIRNGVVKIEIGVCRGKKAFDKRETLAKRDAEREMARALRRRGRGEE; translated from the coding sequence GAAGACCGTCGCGCGCAACAAGCGCGCCCGGCACGACTACCACGTCGTTGATGCCATCGAGGCCGGCATCGTCCTCAAGGGCACCGAGGTGAAGTCGGTCCGCCTGGGGAAGATCCAGCTCGTGGACGGCTACGCCAGGATCGAGAACGGCGAGATCTTCCTCCACGGCGCGCACATCAGCCCCTACGAGTACGGCAACCGCTTCAACGTCGATCCCGTCAGGCGCCGGAAGCTCCTTCTCCACAGGTCCGAGATCCGGCGGCTCCATCGGCAGGTCATGGAGAAGGGGATGACGCTCGTGCCGCTCTCGGCGCACATCAGGAACGGCGTCGTGAAGATCGAGATCGGCGTGTGCAGAGGCAAGAAGGCGTTCGACAAGCGCGAGACGCTGGCGAAGCGCGACGCGGAGCGCGAGATGGCGCGCGCGCTGCGCCGGCGCGGGAGGGGTGAGGAGTGA
- a CDS encoding N-acetylmuramoyl-L-alanine amidase yields MTRSSAFAPLALAALAVLGSLSPASGGAFRMVFRAEGRAETVETVERDGVTYFSVADLARASGAVRHWNPQNGKLTLSVNGRRISASADNRFVRCDDSVRNLRLPLLRGRGDLWAPPAYLTDALAWALDSDVTWDAEAALVSVMTRRVVVTSAAIEESGDGATLAIGLSGQAEFSTDLSEGVLEVLIRAAGVSDSLALPHGSGLVRGVAVQRLRAGVLVTAALSGDAGVHSTVLRADPTRLEVSVVRGARGAAESPAREPRAATDVRRHGLDEVIDTVIIDPGHGGSDLGAWITAGYFEKDLSLAFARQLRPALEREGFHVLMTRDQDDTVPLKQRAETANLAEADILLSVHCGASFSTGAAGPLISSCGRARRATTLAHWSTTGRSGRGGAARWDRVQDRYAAASGDLVAAIRRRVALRAARPATQTGDFATLSGCSMPAVMVEIGFVTNAADARLLADVSWREGLASAVAAGVSDFRADVTREGL; encoded by the coding sequence GTGACGCGCTCGTCCGCCTTCGCCCCGCTCGCGCTCGCGGCGCTCGCCGTCCTCGGCTCTCTCTCGCCCGCGAGCGGAGGCGCCTTCCGGATGGTGTTCCGCGCCGAGGGTCGCGCCGAGACCGTGGAGACCGTCGAGCGGGATGGTGTCACGTACTTCAGCGTGGCCGACCTGGCGCGCGCCTCGGGAGCCGTGAGGCACTGGAACCCGCAGAACGGCAAGCTCACGCTCTCCGTCAACGGCCGCAGGATCTCCGCCTCGGCGGACAACCGGTTCGTTCGATGCGACGACAGCGTACGCAACCTGCGCCTCCCGCTCCTGCGGGGGCGCGGCGACCTGTGGGCGCCGCCGGCCTACCTGACGGACGCGCTCGCGTGGGCGCTCGACTCCGACGTGACCTGGGACGCCGAGGCGGCCCTCGTGAGCGTGATGACCCGCCGCGTCGTCGTGACCTCGGCCGCGATCGAGGAGAGCGGCGACGGCGCGACGCTCGCGATCGGTCTGTCCGGCCAGGCGGAGTTCTCGACGGACCTCAGCGAGGGCGTGCTCGAGGTCCTCATCCGCGCGGCGGGCGTGTCCGACAGCCTCGCGCTGCCGCACGGCTCCGGGCTCGTCCGCGGCGTCGCGGTGCAGCGCCTGCGGGCGGGCGTGCTCGTGACCGCGGCGCTCTCGGGCGATGCCGGCGTCCACTCGACGGTGCTGCGCGCCGACCCGACGCGGCTCGAGGTGTCGGTCGTTAGAGGAGCGCGGGGGGCGGCGGAGAGCCCCGCGCGCGAGCCGCGCGCCGCAACGGACGTCAGGCGGCACGGCCTCGACGAGGTCATCGACACGGTCATCATCGATCCCGGGCACGGCGGGAGCGACCTCGGCGCGTGGATCACGGCGGGGTACTTCGAGAAGGACCTGAGCCTCGCGTTCGCGCGGCAGCTCAGGCCCGCGCTCGAGCGCGAGGGCTTCCACGTGCTCATGACGCGGGACCAGGACGACACGGTGCCCCTCAAGCAGCGGGCGGAGACGGCGAACCTCGCCGAGGCCGACATCCTCCTGAGCGTTCACTGCGGGGCGTCGTTCTCGACCGGCGCCGCGGGGCCGCTCATCTCGAGCTGCGGGCGCGCGCGGCGCGCGACGACCCTGGCCCACTGGAGCACCACCGGGCGCTCCGGGCGGGGAGGAGCGGCGCGATGGGACCGCGTCCAGGACCGGTACGCGGCGGCGAGCGGCGACCTCGTGGCCGCGATCCGGAGACGCGTGGCGCTCCGGGCCGCGCGGCCGGCGACGCAGACGGGCGACTTCGCGACGCTCTCGGGGTGCTCGATGCCTGCGGTCATGGTGGAGATCGGCTTCGTGACGAACGCCGCGGACGCGCGTCTCCTCGCCGACGTAAGCTGGCGGGAAGGGCTCGCGAGCGCCGTCGCGGCCGGCGTGAGCGATTTCAGGGCCGACGTGACGCGGGAGGGCTTGTGA
- a CDS encoding GerMN domain-containing protein, whose product MRPVHVVIAVLVLVLAVAIVVLRDREAPQEIRPGGTVQEDLGPGVQAVVLAFADREGIAMTEERREIAVPEDAAARAQRILEELVRGPRGGDSARTLPEGTKVLSVILDESGCAFVDFSRELVANHPGGSTGELMTIRSIVRTLASNFPEVVSVRVLVEGREIETIAGHIDASAPFPVDQYR is encoded by the coding sequence GTGCGACCTGTTCATGTGGTCATCGCGGTTCTCGTGCTGGTGCTTGCCGTCGCGATCGTTGTTCTTCGCGACCGCGAAGCGCCGCAGGAGATCCGACCCGGCGGCACGGTGCAGGAAGACCTGGGGCCGGGCGTGCAGGCGGTCGTCCTCGCGTTTGCGGACCGCGAGGGCATCGCCATGACGGAGGAGCGCAGGGAGATCGCGGTGCCCGAGGACGCGGCCGCCCGCGCGCAGCGCATTCTCGAGGAGCTCGTCCGCGGACCGCGCGGCGGCGACAGCGCGAGGACGCTCCCGGAGGGGACGAAGGTGCTGTCGGTCATCCTCGACGAGTCGGGGTGCGCGTTCGTGGACTTCTCGCGGGAGCTGGTCGCGAACCACCCGGGCGGCTCGACCGGCGAGCTTATGACGATCCGGTCGATCGTGAGGACGCTCGCGTCGAACTTCCCCGAGGTGGTGTCCGTGCGCGTTCTCGTCGAGGGCAGGGAGATCGAGACGATCGCCGGGCACATCGACGCGTCAGCGCCGTTCCCCGTCGACCAGTACCGCTGA
- a CDS encoding glutamate racemase yields MVPSAAGRPIGVFDSGIGGLTVAAEIMRQLPAEAIVYFGDTARLPYGPKSAETVTQFAVQNTDFLLRQGVKMIVVACNTASAVALDALVARHDVPIVGVIQPGALAAVSATRVGRIGVIGTEGTIASRAYEREIHRLDREVAVVGKSCPLFVPLAEEGWTDREVTLVIAHEYLTPLRDAGVDTVVLGCTHYPILKATISKVLGPGITLIDSAEETAREVGERLAARGAARAAGHPPEHSFFVSDVPHRFTEQAERFLRARLPGVSVVTLEQLTGGCGDGRARPGGVAP; encoded by the coding sequence ATGGTGCCCAGCGCCGCAGGACGGCCGATCGGCGTCTTCGACTCGGGCATCGGCGGGCTCACGGTCGCCGCGGAGATCATGCGCCAGCTGCCGGCCGAGGCCATCGTGTACTTCGGTGACACCGCGCGGCTTCCGTACGGCCCGAAGTCCGCGGAGACCGTCACGCAGTTCGCCGTCCAGAACACGGACTTCCTGTTGCGTCAGGGCGTCAAGATGATCGTCGTGGCGTGCAACACCGCGTCGGCCGTGGCGCTCGACGCGCTCGTCGCGCGCCACGACGTCCCGATCGTCGGCGTGATCCAGCCGGGGGCGCTGGCCGCCGTCTCGGCGACCCGCGTCGGGAGAATCGGCGTCATCGGGACGGAAGGCACCATCGCAAGCCGCGCCTACGAGCGAGAGATCCACAGGCTGGATCGCGAGGTCGCCGTCGTCGGGAAGAGCTGCCCGCTGTTCGTCCCGCTCGCCGAGGAAGGGTGGACGGACCGCGAGGTCACCCTCGTCATCGCGCACGAGTACCTCACGCCGCTCAGGGACGCCGGCGTGGACACGGTCGTGCTCGGCTGCACGCACTACCCGATCCTCAAGGCGACCATCTCGAAGGTGCTCGGCCCCGGCATCACCCTGATCGACTCGGCCGAGGAGACCGCGCGCGAGGTCGGCGAGCGGCTCGCGGCACGCGGCGCGGCGCGGGCGGCCGGACATCCGCCCGAGCACTCGTTCTTCGTGAGCGACGTGCCCCATCGCTTCACCGAGCAGGCCGAGCGCTTCCTTCGAGCGCGGCTTCCCGGCGTCTCGGTCGTCACGCTCGAGCAGCTGACGGGCGGCTGCGGTGACGGGCGCGCGCGTCCCGGGGGCGTCGCGCCGTGA
- a CDS encoding non-canonical purine NTP pyrophosphatase, with protein sequence MSALLLGLPVRIMSCLDLAGVPDVVEDAATLEGNAVKKALAVRDATGMAALADDTGLEVEFLGGAPGVRSARYAGDDANYDENNRKLLAALTGVPAARRRAAFRCVVALASPGRPVRVVEGRTEGTILERPRGTGGFGYDALFLPDGHERTYAEMAAHEKNLVSHRGRALMAARAAIEELLAE encoded by the coding sequence ATGTCAGCCCTTCTGCTGGGGCTCCCGGTGCGCATCATGTCGTGCCTGGACCTCGCGGGCGTCCCCGACGTCGTTGAGGACGCGGCGACCCTCGAGGGGAACGCCGTCAAGAAGGCCCTCGCCGTGCGGGACGCGACGGGGATGGCCGCGCTCGCGGACGACACGGGGCTTGAGGTGGAGTTCCTCGGCGGCGCGCCCGGCGTGAGGTCGGCCAGATACGCGGGGGACGACGCGAACTACGACGAGAACAACAGGAAGCTGCTCGCCGCGCTCACCGGCGTGCCCGCGGCGCGGAGACGCGCGGCCTTTCGCTGCGTGGTCGCGCTCGCCTCTCCCGGGCGTCCGGTGCGCGTCGTCGAGGGGCGAACCGAGGGGACGATCCTCGAGCGACCGCGAGGGACGGGCGGCTTCGGGTACGACGCTCTCTTTCTCCCGGACGGCCACGAGCGAACCTACGCGGAGATGGCCGCGCACGAGAAGAACCTCGTGAGTCACCGGGGGCGCGCGCTCATGGCGGCGCGCGCGGCCATCGAGGAGCTGCTCGCCGAGTGA
- a CDS encoding single-stranded DNA-binding protein codes for MAGARGVNKVILVGNLGSDPELRSTPGGTSVASFTLATNEGWNDKDGVRQERTEWHRIVAWGKLGEICSQYLRKGRQVYIEGRITTRSWEDKQGGQRKTTEIVAQNMIMLGGRGSAQEEGRSDSEETPEFAADAIKVPDDDLPF; via the coding sequence ATGGCCGGCGCAAGAGGCGTCAACAAGGTGATCCTGGTCGGGAACCTCGGCAGCGATCCCGAGCTTCGCTCCACGCCGGGAGGCACGTCCGTGGCGTCGTTCACGCTCGCGACGAACGAGGGTTGGAACGACAAGGACGGGGTGAGGCAGGAGCGGACCGAGTGGCACAGGATCGTCGCGTGGGGAAAGCTCGGCGAGATCTGCTCGCAGTACCTGCGCAAGGGACGGCAGGTGTACATCGAGGGGCGGATCACGACGAGATCGTGGGAGGACAAGCAGGGTGGCCAGCGCAAGACGACGGAGATCGTCGCGCAGAACATGATCATGCTCGGCGGCCGTGGTTCGGCACAGGAAGAGGGGAGGTCCGACTCCGAGGAGACTCCGGAGTTCGCGGCCGACGCCATCAAGGTGCCTGACGACGACCTGCCGTTCTGA
- a CDS encoding glycosyltransferase family 4 protein, with protein sequence MHIVCVHRGMVPERVGGTYSYIYELYRRLAARGHEVRVIASTRQECAGPPVDLDGIRVHRYSFRRATPLLSTLQHLANTRREFARIAERRPVDILSVHESQLGYALARSRLGSSICQVPTFHAPVFLEFRLDTAWRVRHETSPAKRLSLRASAPLLERAQRALERGVLEAAQGIVVLSRYTAGHIEREFPSVDRAAVEVIPGGVDTGRFRPAGDRAAVRASLGVDPSTLEILTVRNLAPRMGLESLIEAMVPTTQAAAARGLAVTLSLCGDGPLRSTLETLVVRLGLAASVRLLGRVTDDELVRRYQAADLFVLPTVALEGFGISTVEALSTNLPVVGTPAGATPEILGAIDARLLTADTTSAAIARSVIEWLDWRREDAGTSRYRDEVMAKYDWPRIVDRVEAYYAERADRFRSRPRGD encoded by the coding sequence ATGCACATCGTCTGCGTGCACCGCGGCATGGTTCCGGAGCGGGTCGGGGGCACGTACAGCTACATCTATGAGCTCTATCGACGGTTGGCGGCCCGGGGCCACGAGGTCCGCGTGATTGCGAGCACGAGGCAGGAATGTGCCGGCCCCCCGGTGGATCTGGACGGCATACGGGTTCACCGCTACTCGTTTCGCCGGGCGACGCCCCTCCTGAGCACGCTCCAGCATCTTGCGAACACCCGTCGCGAGTTCGCCCGCATCGCCGAGCGCCGTCCCGTGGACATCCTGAGCGTCCACGAGTCTCAGCTTGGGTACGCGCTGGCGCGGAGCCGCCTCGGTAGCTCCATCTGTCAAGTGCCCACCTTTCACGCTCCGGTGTTCCTCGAGTTCCGCCTCGACACCGCGTGGCGGGTCCGGCATGAGACCTCTCCGGCGAAGCGGCTCTCGCTGCGAGCGAGCGCGCCCCTTCTCGAGCGCGCGCAGCGGGCCCTCGAGCGCGGCGTTCTGGAGGCCGCTCAGGGCATCGTCGTCCTGTCGCGCTACACGGCGGGGCACATCGAACGCGAGTTCCCCTCGGTCGATCGAGCTGCGGTGGAGGTGATCCCCGGGGGCGTCGACACCGGGCGGTTCCGGCCGGCCGGCGACCGCGCGGCCGTCCGCGCGAGCCTGGGGGTGGACCCGAGCACGCTCGAGATCCTCACCGTGAGGAACCTGGCACCGCGGATGGGACTTGAGAGCCTGATCGAGGCGATGGTGCCGACCACTCAGGCGGCGGCTGCGCGGGGCCTGGCCGTCACGCTCTCCCTCTGCGGCGACGGCCCGCTCAGGTCCACGCTCGAGACGCTGGTGGTCCGACTGGGCCTCGCCGCGTCAGTCAGGCTGCTCGGGCGCGTTACGGACGACGAGCTGGTCCGGCGGTACCAGGCCGCGGACCTCTTCGTGCTCCCGACCGTTGCCCTGGAGGGTTTCGGCATCTCGACCGTCGAGGCGCTCTCGACGAATCTGCCGGTGGTCGGAACGCCGGCGGGCGCAACGCCGGAGATCCTGGGCGCAATCGACGCGCGGCTGCTGACCGCCGACACGACGAGCGCGGCGATCGCGCGGTCGGTCATCGAGTGGCTCGACTGGCGGCGGGAGGACGCCGGGACCTCCCGATACCGAGACGAGGTGATGGCGAAGTACGACTGGCCGCGCATCGTGGACCGGGTTGAGGCGTACTACGCGGAGCGGGCCGACCGGTTCAGGAGCCGGCCGCGCGGGGATTGA
- a CDS encoding glycosyltransferase family 4 protein, translating into MAPASACSRPLVFVTGPPSARGFGINTHIRMLQSTGLAQAYRLEVVDLGGETWRASGPGRVVRLLSQLVRFRRALSARRPALVHFNSAPDAKAFLRDAAALWTVPRRIATVFEFHGGFERNTVLQGPAWFRRYAELTLRRASAVVVLAPYHEERLLGLCPGLTNVRVVPNFLEPEAMSALLAAERVPGGDTLRLLFIGRVTREKGVLDAIEAMRLLRDRGTTAALTVVGSGEDLGAARALVARRGLEGTVRFTGFAGGEDKIAAYRSSDALVFPTRWNEGFPYVLLEAMAAGLPIVSTTHGVMPHLLRDGVNGFLVGPRDPAALAERIERLAKDPTLRAAVGNANRREVQASYGIGEATRAYGELYAGVLRGRTDEAADLGLDRLRS; encoded by the coding sequence ATGGCCCCCGCCTCGGCGTGCAGCAGACCTCTCGTCTTCGTGACCGGCCCGCCCTCCGCTCGCGGGTTCGGGATCAACACGCACATCCGGATGCTCCAGTCCACGGGACTCGCGCAGGCCTACCGGCTCGAGGTTGTGGACCTCGGCGGGGAGACGTGGCGCGCGTCCGGGCCCGGCCGCGTCGTGCGGTTGCTCTCGCAGCTCGTGCGCTTCCGCCGGGCGTTGAGCGCGCGCCGCCCGGCGCTCGTCCATTTCAACTCGGCGCCGGACGCGAAGGCCTTCCTGAGAGACGCGGCGGCGCTCTGGACCGTGCCGCGGCGCATCGCGACGGTCTTCGAGTTCCACGGCGGGTTCGAGCGCAACACGGTGCTCCAGGGTCCCGCCTGGTTCAGGCGGTACGCCGAGCTCACCCTCAGGAGGGCCTCGGCGGTCGTCGTGCTGGCCCCCTACCACGAGGAGCGACTGCTGGGGCTGTGCCCCGGCCTGACCAATGTCCGGGTCGTGCCGAACTTCCTCGAGCCCGAGGCGATGTCCGCGCTCCTTGCCGCCGAGCGCGTCCCCGGCGGCGACACGCTTCGCCTTCTCTTCATCGGGAGGGTCACGCGGGAGAAGGGCGTGCTCGATGCGATCGAGGCGATGCGCCTCCTCCGCGACAGGGGCACGACGGCCGCGCTCACGGTGGTCGGCTCCGGCGAGGACCTGGGTGCCGCCCGGGCGCTCGTCGCGCGGCGCGGGCTCGAGGGCACGGTGCGGTTCACCGGCTTCGCGGGAGGCGAGGACAAGATCGCGGCGTACCGGTCGAGCGATGCGCTCGTCTTCCCAACGCGCTGGAACGAGGGGTTCCCGTATGTCCTGCTCGAAGCGATGGCCGCGGGGCTCCCGATCGTGAGCACGACGCACGGTGTCATGCCCCACCTTCTCAGGGACGGTGTCAACGGGTTCCTCGTCGGGCCGCGCGACCCGGCCGCGCTCGCCGAGCGGATTGAGCGGCTCGCGAAGGACCCCACGCTCAGAGCGGCGGTGGGGAACGCCAACCGGCGTGAGGTGCAGGCGTCCTACGGCATCGGCGAGGCCACGCGGGCGTACGGAGAGCTGTACGCCGGAGTGCTCCGTGGAAGGACGGATGAAGCCGCTGATCTCGGACTCGACCGTCTTCGTTCATGA
- a CDS encoding DUF362 domain-containing protein encodes MKPLISDSTVFVHDLGTTRYEPAAVKAAVLDVLRGVLGTSDANPLRGFVAPGDTVLIKPNMIRQSHVHDESWEQVMTHGTVIAAVAELCCEALAGRGRVVIGDGPQNDADFDAVRAVLGLDALQERCRAEYGCDLSICDFRVERWIRGLDGVTTERVALTGDPRGFVPFDLAERSEFVKDRDYYGAESDFRETQSHHSRGVNRYLLGRTAVEADVFINLPKLKTHKKVGVTLSLKNLVGIHGHRNYLPHHVMGTPRRGGDEYPDASLLNELQSAATMALRRTLARRGGTGGRLTRAIKNLGYGFFGGTEQVVRSGNWHGNDTAWRMVLDLNKLLFYGDSTGAVSDTMRPRRYLSIVDGIVGGEGPGPLAPDPKPCGVLIGGRNPVAVDCVCARLMGFDTGKIPMLGNALGITRLPLAAFVERDIAVRSNREAFDRALLDIRIEDTFRFAPHFGWKDHIELA; translated from the coding sequence ATGAAGCCGCTGATCTCGGACTCGACCGTCTTCGTTCATGACCTGGGGACGACCCGCTACGAGCCCGCCGCCGTGAAGGCGGCGGTGCTCGATGTGCTGCGCGGCGTCCTCGGCACGAGCGACGCGAACCCGCTCCGCGGCTTCGTCGCGCCCGGGGACACGGTCCTCATCAAGCCGAACATGATCAGGCAGTCGCACGTGCACGACGAGAGCTGGGAGCAGGTGATGACGCACGGGACCGTGATCGCCGCCGTGGCGGAGCTGTGCTGCGAGGCGCTCGCGGGTCGCGGGAGGGTCGTGATCGGGGACGGGCCGCAGAACGACGCCGACTTCGATGCCGTCCGCGCGGTGCTCGGGCTCGACGCGCTGCAGGAACGCTGCCGCGCCGAGTATGGGTGCGATCTCTCCATCTGCGACTTCCGCGTCGAGCGGTGGATCAGAGGGCTCGACGGTGTGACGACCGAGAGGGTCGCGCTCACCGGCGACCCTCGGGGCTTCGTGCCGTTCGACCTCGCCGAGCGAAGCGAGTTCGTGAAGGACCGGGACTACTACGGAGCCGAGTCCGACTTCCGTGAGACCCAGTCTCACCACAGCCGCGGCGTGAACAGGTATCTCCTCGGCAGGACAGCCGTCGAGGCGGACGTGTTCATCAATCTCCCGAAGCTCAAGACCCACAAGAAGGTCGGCGTCACGCTCTCGCTCAAGAACCTCGTGGGGATCCACGGTCACAGGAACTACCTTCCGCACCACGTGATGGGGACCCCGCGGCGGGGCGGAGACGAGTATCCCGACGCGTCGCTGCTCAACGAGCTGCAGTCCGCGGCCACGATGGCCCTCAGGCGCACGCTTGCGCGGCGTGGAGGCACGGGCGGGCGGCTGACGCGCGCCATCAAGAACCTGGGCTACGGGTTCTTCGGGGGCACCGAGCAGGTCGTGCGAAGCGGCAACTGGCACGGCAACGACACCGCCTGGCGGATGGTGCTCGACCTCAACAAGCTGCTCTTCTACGGCGACTCGACCGGCGCGGTCTCGGACACGATGCGCCCGAGGAGGTACCTGAGCATCGTGGACGGGATCGTCGGAGGCGAGGGCCCCGGGCCGCTCGCCCCGGATCCGAAGCCCTGCGGCGTGCTCATCGGCGGCAGGAACCCCGTGGCGGTCGACTGCGTGTGCGCCAGGCTCATGGGGTTCGACACCGGGAAGATCCCGATGCTCGGGAACGCCCTCGGCATCACGCGGCTTCCGCTGGCGGCGTTCGTCGAGCGCGACATCGCCGTTCGGAGCAACAGGGAGGCGTTTGACAGGGCGCTGCTCGACATCAGGATCGAAGACACGTTCCGCTTCGCGCCCCACTTCGGGTGGAAGGACCACATCGAGCTCGCGTAG
- a CDS encoding phenylacetate--CoA ligase family protein, producing the protein MAYGGRAQGFVYRHSPPPLRDLAATCYAARTYPLKYGRHFREHMARLAEHERLSNDELEGIQLRALKALLGHAAARVPYYRALFREQGFDPERVRGLADLERVPLLTKDAVRRNASDLLSEGEEPARLVCIHTSGTTGTPLDLYQSRALFQKEYAFWWFHRSWAGVRRGCRTATLAGHPVVPAEQDRVPFWVRNRLENQMLFSSYHMSPGNLEHYCCALERFRPELVHGYPSSIYLVALRLNDDGVRTVRPRAVFTSSETLLEHQRAEIERAFGCKAYSYYGNAERAGYIGECERGSFHVMAEHSIAEFLNDDGAPVRPGEEGVLVCTNVDNLAMPLIRYVTGDVAVPLPAGERCPCGRGGRLVRSLVGRVEDYVVTPDGAHVGRLDHILKGVRHVREAQVYQPAVDRVVLKVSRDEGYSEADERTLLANTRERLGTSMDIAFEYVDRVERTAGGKFRFVVSDMPLNERLRVRRER; encoded by the coding sequence GTGGCGTACGGCGGCAGGGCGCAGGGGTTCGTGTACCGGCATTCCCCGCCACCGCTGAGGGATCTGGCGGCGACCTGCTACGCGGCGAGGACCTATCCCCTGAAGTACGGCCGCCACTTCCGCGAGCACATGGCTCGGCTCGCGGAGCACGAGCGCCTCTCCAACGATGAGCTCGAGGGGATCCAGCTTCGCGCGCTCAAGGCGCTGCTCGGCCATGCGGCGGCGCGTGTCCCGTACTACCGGGCGCTGTTCCGCGAACAGGGCTTTGACCCGGAGCGCGTGCGCGGGCTGGCCGATCTTGAGCGTGTTCCTCTGCTCACGAAGGATGCGGTGAGACGGAACGCGTCCGACCTTCTCTCCGAGGGTGAGGAGCCGGCGCGCCTCGTGTGCATCCACACGAGCGGCACGACGGGCACGCCCCTGGACCTCTATCAGTCCCGCGCCCTCTTCCAGAAGGAGTACGCGTTCTGGTGGTTCCATCGCTCCTGGGCAGGGGTCCGGCGCGGCTGCAGGACCGCGACGCTGGCGGGCCACCCTGTCGTGCCTGCGGAGCAGGACAGGGTGCCCTTCTGGGTGAGGAACCGCCTGGAGAACCAGATGCTGTTCTCCTCGTACCACATGTCTCCGGGGAACCTCGAGCACTACTGCTGCGCGCTCGAGCGCTTCAGGCCCGAGCTCGTTCACGGCTACCCGTCGTCGATCTACCTCGTTGCGCTCCGCCTGAACGACGACGGCGTCCGGACGGTGCGGCCGCGGGCGGTCTTCACGTCGTCCGAGACGTTGCTCGAACACCAGCGCGCCGAGATCGAGCGCGCGTTCGGCTGCAAGGCGTACTCTTACTACGGCAATGCCGAGCGGGCCGGGTACATCGGGGAGTGCGAGCGGGGCAGCTTCCACGTGATGGCCGAGCACAGCATCGCCGAGTTCCTCAATGACGACGGCGCGCCGGTGCGTCCCGGAGAGGAGGGCGTGCTTGTCTGCACCAACGTCGACAACCTCGCGATGCCGCTCATCAGGTACGTCACGGGAGACGTGGCGGTTCCCCTGCCGGCCGGAGAGCGGTGTCCGTGCGGGCGCGGCGGAAGGCTCGTGCGGTCGCTCGTCGGGAGGGTGGAGGACTACGTCGTGACGCCCGACGGGGCGCACGTCGGGCGGCTCGATCACATCCTCAAGGGCGTGCGGCACGTGCGGGAGGCGCAGGTCTATCAGCCCGCCGTGGACCGGGTCGTGCTGAAGGTCTCGCGCGACGAAGGCTACTCGGAGGCCGATGAGCGGACGCTGCTTGCGAACACCCGTGAGCGGCTGGGGACCTCGATGGACATCGCCTTCGAGTACGTCGATCGCGTTGAGCGGACGGCGGGCGGGAAGTTCAGGTTCGTTGTGTCGGACATGCCGCTCAACGAGCGGTTGAGGGTGCGCCGGGAGCGCTGA